The nucleotide sequence GTACAGCGGGGCCCGGAAGTCATCCTCCTTGTCCTCGTCCTCATCCGCTGCAGGCCGGGAATGGCAGGAAAGTGACCGTCCTGGCAGGAGaggccagcccctccccagccagTCCACTCCCGGCCCGGCTCGCCCTTGTCAGCCACTCACACTCGAGCGAGTGGGGAGCCACCCCACACAGGGCCCTACCTCGGGGGAAGACGCCAGGGTCCATGAAGGTGGCCATGCTGAAGTTGGCCAGGACAAAGAGGAAGAGGATGCCATTGTAGACGGGGACGGCTGGGGACACGGCGCGTGTCAACCATGGGCACCTGTGTCAGACAGcagggcagagctgggtctgGGGGTGGCaggtgtgtggggaggggacGTGGGGCAGCAGCCTTAGGGCACACGCGTGTGGCACTCATGGTGGCCACCGGAGCCAGCTCCAATCCAGCCACCCCCAAGCGCCTGCCAGGAACTCAACTcccagttgaggaaactgaggctcagataagGGCAGGAGGAGTTGGCCAGAGCCAAGTCTTGTTCTCCCACCCCTGTTGGGCATCTTTCCTGGGTCCCCTGCCCCAGGAGGGGTGGACACAGACAGGGGGTGAGAGCCCCTCTCTGCCTATGCACGCTGATGGGCAAAGGCCAGTGACCCGCTGGGCAGCTCAGGCCAGCCCTGGGCCTCACCCAGACCTGTCCCCAGCCTGGCAGGCCCCTGCTTCCAGGGAGATTATGGGGTGTGATGTGAAGGGCTGCCTTCCTGGGTCTGTAAATGCATGGTGGGGAGGGTGCATGCTGTTCCCTGTGGGGTGTGGTCTCAGGGCCTGGGTCCAGGTGCGTCCGCACCCAGACATGAGCCTTGTctcattattttatgtatttgtctGTGGCTGTGTCAGGCCTCAGTTGCGTGGGCACGCAGGATCCAGGCACGCAGGATCCAGGCGTGCAGGCTTCTCCCTTGTCgaggcacgcaggctcagtagctgcgacCCGCAGACTGAGCTGCTCCGCAGCAGGTGGGACTCAGCTCCCCAAGCAGGCATCGGACCAGCAGGTGGATCCTCAGCCACCAGGCCCCCGGGGGGCCCCAGCCCCTTCTTCCTAGTGTGTCACCTTTCTCTCCTCAGGGCAGTACAGACTTCCTGTGGACTCTGAAGGCACAAGCCCCCTACCCCTTCGCCATCTCTCATCACCCCTCCACACTGGGCTCCAGGGCTGTCCCCTCTACCAGTAAGCCTTCCCAGACTGCTGGCTCCCTGTGGAGGTCTTGCACACGTCCTCGGTGGACGCTCTGGCACCAGAGTATCTTCCTAGCCCTCACAGGACCTGCCCGCAGCCCTCTCTGAGGATGTGCCTGGCCTCAGGCAGTGAGCCTCTGGCTCCAGGCTCCCGGTCCCTCCTGTGCTGAGTAGGGGGTGCCCGGTGGGTCCGCTCCTCACATCCAGGCCCTGCATGGAGGCCAGGAGCCCCCGGGATCCCCCACACTGGCCCTGGGGACAGGCCCCATGGCCACGCGTGAGCGAGTCGTGCGGGCGGCCCTGGTCAGCCCGCACCAGGCACACTGGCACCCAAGCCTGCCTTGGCCGGCTGCCAGCCCCACCGCCCCAGCAACCACCTCCGTGCGGGCGGAACTTCTCTATTTTTAGTGGAAAGCGAGAGGCTATTTAAAGACTCTGCTCCCACGGCAGCATGCTGGGCGGGCTGGGAGCCGCGCGTCACCCCTTCCTCTTCTCCGGGACCCACCGTGGAGGTGACACACAGCCCGAGGACACAGCGTCTGTGTGCCGGGCGGCCCGCCTCCACCGTACCTACCCACGGCTGGGAGCAGACGCCTTCCCCATGCCCATCCCTGCATGCCGGCCCGGGCATGCAGGCGGTGCTCCAGCAGGTTTGTGGTCTCCAGTCCAATGCCATTTGGAGGGTCGGTGGTGGGCCCCGGAGGCGTGCCCTGCCCAACGGGGTGGGAGGGGCTACCGGCCCAGATGCCAGTGGAGACACAGAGCCAGGCCCGGCCGGGACCGGGGACAGGTGGGCACTATAGACCCACCCTGGCACAGAGAGCTGGCCCCCCACACGCCTTCTGGAGGTGGCCGGCCACAGCCTCCGTGCGGAAGGAAATGTGCTCTCCTGCGCTGGTACCATGGGGGAGCCAGCCCACTCTGGAGGAAGGGGCCAGGACCGGGAACAGACAGATACGCGGCCTCAAGATGCAGTGGGGTGGCACACCTGTCAGCCCCGCTTCACCACTGGGGGCAGGTATCAGGGTCATCACCCCGCTCCCGGCGGCCCATGCCGCCCTGTCCTCCCTGAGCCTCCATGGCCCTGAGCGGCAGCGGGATCCGGGCAAGAGCTGCAAGGCAGCAGAGCCATGCCTTGCTGGATGGCCTCTGCTCCGGATGGGCGCCGCCCGCCGACCCAGCGCCCATGGGCAGCATGTCCCAGGGGAGGGCAGGGTGCAGCTTCAGCGAGGGCGGGGCAAGCCTGGGGGGACACAGGTTTTCTGACAGGGGCCTGAGTCCCCTCCATTTACCATCTGCAGTCCCCCAGGCTTGACTCGAACACGGGGTCAGGGGTTGCCCTGCACCATGGCCCCCGTCCTTCCGCTCACAGCCTCCACCCCAGGCGTGCTGATAGGGGTCTCAGGCCTGGGTCCCCCACAGGGACCGGCTCAGTCACCAGTGCTGCCAGGACCCAAGAACAGCTAAGCAGGGGAGAGGATGAAAGAGCACACGTTcctgtgagcacacacacacacgcacatgtgtgTGGACACTGcataagcacgcacacacacacaagtgcaacATGACAGCCAGGTGTGCACTGACGTGTGTACGGACaaacacactcatgcacacaggaCATGTGATCAACACGACAGGTGTGTGTGCTGACGTGTGTACGGACAAGCACACTCGTGCACACAGTGACACATCCATACCCACAGACACGGACGCAGACACGTCCCCCTCCGGTGGACCCCCGTCCGCTCCCTGTGGGTCAGGCAAACATGAGGAGGGAGTGAGGAAGCACACGCTCGGTGGGCAAGGCCTGGCAGGCGCTGCCCGGGCGTTTGAGTCTGCACCGGGCTCCAGGGGGATCTCTTGGCCCTGGGGatgacccccacccccaatcctccGGGGAACAGCGTGCTCCAGGCCCCCCCTATCAGCTGGGGGTTGGACACCGCCCACCGGGGCAGCCACGCTGCGGGCCCGGGCCGTCCCCCGCCTCCCGTGACCCCACCTGGGCCCGCAGGAGGCCCCACCCAGCAGGATGGGGGTTCCACAGGGTAGCAAGCAGCCACAGCTAAATGTGGAATGGAAAATTTTAGCTCAGACGTTTTCATTTAAATCGGATTCTTCATTAACATTGGCTAATGAAGCTCAGGCACGGGGCAGCCGGGACTAGAGGGTGGGTGGTCACTCTGTCCTGGTCCAGCCAGGAGGGCCTCTGGCGTCCTGCACCCACCCCATGGACCCCCAAGCAGAGAAGGAAGGTGCCTCAGGGCACCTGGGCTCCTCAGACCACACTCAGCAGGTCGTAGCAGGGGGCTCACCTCTCCCTGCAGCCCCTGCCAGCGGCCCCGTCCACGTGGGCCCGCCACAGGCTGGCTTGGTCCTAGGCTGGGCCTCATGGCCCAACTGGGCATAGGGACCACTCAGGTCCATCATGCTGACCCTCATCCAGAGGGGAACCGAGTGGGTCCAGAGAGACAAGACAGCCCAGCCCCCACGTGGGTCCCGGCCCCGCAGCACTGGCCCTCTGATGCTCACAGGGTCCCCATCACTCTGCAGGGTGGCTCCAGGAGTGGGAAGGGGCGGGGCAGGGACCTGGCCTGGGGCTCTCAGACCCCTCGCAGCACCTAAGCCGGCCTGGAACTGAGCCTTCTGGTGCCCAGGGGGACAGGACTGCTCTGAGAACCCAGgaaagcttcctggagaagggctgCCAGGAACCTCCCCTGTGGCATGGAACCTTCCCTTCCTCAGCGGGGGGAACCCCACCTCTGGGCATGCTCGCCATGCCCCAGCCTCTCCTGGTGACAGGTCTGAATGTCTTTCCGGCCAAGCCGCTTAGCGAGCTGGCCCAAGGCAGGGGTCCCCGGTCCCCTCAGCCTGGGCTCCCACTCCGAGCCACACCAGGAGCTGCTGTCTGCACCGACCTGCCTCAAATGGGCAGCTCATATTTCCTGAGCTCAGAGAGAGGCTGGGGGCACCAGCGTCCAGCAAAGTCCATGAGGCAGAGAAGACAAGAGTCCCGATCCCACGGGGgcctgaggtggggtggggagggccccGGAGCGGGGGTTGCGCTCCACGCAAGGCCTGGGACCAGAGCTAGGGGGACACGAGGCCTGTCCAAGAAGGGCACTGCCCGGCCCCCTGCCCGCCCGGAATGGACCACTGCAGACGGCGTCACTGGGCCTGGGTGGCCTGGCAGAACCCCACAGAACCGCGCCGCCTTGGTGGAGCCCAGGAGGACTGGGTTGAGAGCAGGCCGGGTTCCTTGATGGTCACTTGGCCAAGGAGCACGGCCCGGGGGTGCAAGAAGGGTCCCCGGGCAAGAGGACCGCTGCGCCTAGACCCGGCCCACACCCCTGTGCCCTCACCTTCTGCACGGAGCTGCCCTGGGGTGCTGAGCACAGAGGTAGGGCAGGGACCCTGCAGGCCCGCCCCCAGGGGTAGGGCCATCGAGACCCTCTGAAATCAAGGGAAACCACAGGACAAGACTCCTTCCTTGGGGGGTCAGGGTGCTCTGAGCAGGAGAGGGGATGGTGCTGAGCTCAGCTTCTTGTTAAACTTCTCCCTTGCATCTCACAAGTTCTCACCAAGAATACGAATTCCTTTTAAAGTCAGAAGGACTAACAGCTGAATTGCACCCGGGGGTGAAGAACCAGGACCAGCAAGTGGAGGCCAGGCTGTGAGGAAGCAGGGCTGAGGCTCCCCCGGGGACCCCTGCCTGGGCCCAGAGGCCAGAGCAGGGAGCCTGTCCCCCAGAAGCCCCCGCAGGACACTCCCCATCTCGGCTCGCGCCCGCTGCCCACAGCCAGCAGCATCTCAGTGACGAGAACACGTCTGCGCGCCAAAGCCAGAAATAAGCCCGTCCACACAGCCTTTTTTAAACACGCTCCTGGCAGCCTGTGGTGCCCACCCAGCCCAGCAGGGCCCGCTCGCCTGTGGGCGCCCAGTGCAACCTGGTCGGCCTCGGGCCGCTGCCCACGCCCTTGCCGAGGGGAAAGGGTGCCCGGCTGACCGCAGTCACCCCAAGCCTCGGGTCCCCAGGAAGGCCAGAGCGGTAGTTACTCCGGTCATCTGGCCATGTCCCAGTCTGGAAACTGTGGCAGGAGGTGGCCGCAGACCTGCATGGCTGAAGCCGGGGTCCCCAACCACTCCctgtgcctggggtggggggcagggggcggaggcagggggcagggtcaCCACAATGCAGACGGAACCTTGTCATCAGCACCTGCCTGGTGTGTGCCAGCCCAGGACCGGCCAGTCCCCTGCCTCAGGGTCCCAGTGCCCATGGAACCAGTGTCCCTGGGTGTGGCCTGGTCAGGCCCTTTGGCCATGACCATTGGGCCTTCCTGAGGAGgtaaagggaaagaggagggcaGTACCAGGCCAGCGTCGGTGGTGGCCATGGGGCAGGCACGTGGCAGCCGGGCCAGGCCACACCTACGCGGGAACAACTTGGCTGTGGCCTGGGGCCAGACGGCCGGGAGAGCACCCGGGAGCCACCGTCCACTGTTTGCCACAGTGCTGGTGGCCCTGGGTGGCCGGCGTCCCCTCACAGGCCCACGGGGAGGGCAGGGCTGCAACCACACCCTGTGCAGACCCGCATGCACTCTGCTGCCCCTGGCAGGCGCCTCGCACACAGGGGGGCCTTCCTgggcactgggggtgggggggcacctgctggaccccaggctcctcacaCCCAGGACTCACCTGGCCCTGCCTGGCTCCCGGCATCAGCCTTGGCCCAGGGTGGGGGCTCGCGGCACCCACAGCCCTGTGTCCCCCGCCAGGCCCAGCCCACTGTCCGGCCCCGACCGGGTCCAGTCCCACCCGGCGGCGTCCAGCACCCTGCGCGCAGCCCTGCCCCTTCTGGCCCCGGCGCCCGCCGCGGCCGACTCACGTGAATACGAAGAACAGGGTGCTGGAGCCGACCAGCAGCGCGGCCGCCGTGGCCACCGGGATGTACTTGGCGGGTTTGAGGCGCGTCCCGGGGCTGCGGGGCATCCTGGGTGCCGCGCCGCCGCATCCCTCCCCGGGGCCGGGCGGGCGGGGCCGGCAGGACGGGCAggacccggcggcggcggcggcccgggaGGAAATCCCACCCCGCGGGCGCGGCGGCGCGGCGGCGTGCTGATGTCAGCGCGCCCCTTAAGGTGGACCGGCGCGCGGGGCCAGGGGCCAGGCGGGGCCCCTCGCCACCGCCGCCCCGCCCGCGCTCCCTGGCCTTCGCTGGGGGCGTGGCCTGGCTCGGACCCTCCTGCCGGGGAGTGGGccctgggggatgggggggggggaacgGGGGCCCGGGGGGATGGGGGGGGACGGGGGCCCGGGGGCTCCCCCCCTCCTCCGGGTCACTCTAGCCAGGAACCCGCGATCCTGGAGGGCTGCTGAGGGCCCGCGCACCTGGGGTCTGGTTCAATTAGGGTTCGCGCTGCCGCCAGGCCCCACGTCCGGCCCACGGGCCCTGCGCGGGGCCCTTTTGGCGCAGACCTTTCTCTGAACACCTCCAAGCTCCTGCGGGGCAGGGCCAGGCCCCTCCTGCCTGGAGCACCCTCCCTCCCGCCCCAGGACATGTCCAAGGGTGGCCGATCGTGACACAGCAGGGCACCTTAGTGGTTTATTCCTTGCCCACTTCATAGCCCCTGAGCCAGAGGAGAGGGTGGCGGCCTGCAGGGTAAGGAGGGTGGGGCGCTGGCCCTCCCTCTCCTGTCCCAGGCTACAGGCCTCATGGGAGAGTGGGGTGCCCTGCCCCTGCCTAGAACAGGACAGGCTCACCCCCTGCAGGAAACCCCACCTCCGGACCCCACAGCTGCCACTTAAGGTGGACCTGACCACAGTAAGGTCGGGCCAGCCTGGGTCCTCTCCCAAGTGGGAATccatgttgggggggggggggggcgggcagcaCAGGGCCTGCTTCTCTGTGGCCAGAACCCTGTGCAGTCCTGTGCCTGGGCCACTCAGGCTGGTAGACCCTGCCTGGCCCCGGGGCCCCAGGACAGCTGCTGGACAGAAGAGATGGTGCGGAtgtcctcccaccacccccaaccaCAGCCTCTTGCCCGCTGGGGAGCAGCCCCCAGGAGGCCCCGGGTGGCAGGCAGGTGGAGAGTGGATACCTCCTGGCTCTACCCAGCTGCCTCCACCTCCAGTGGCCCAAGGTCCTGAGGACACACTGCAGTCCTAGCCCTGCCCCCTCAGGGGCTCTGGATCTGTAGGGGGTGGGTGCGGGGCATGGGCAGGAAGGATGCGAGTCCCTCTGGGCAGAGGGTCCCAGGGGGCTGTGGCCCAGGGATCCCTTCCCAAGGGCAGCGGGGAGCAGGCCTGACCTGCAGGCCGCGGGCTGACATGGACCAGGCAGCcacttcccttccccaccccacacaGCGTGGCTCAGGGCCAAGCACAGTCGGGGCATCTTCCAGCTGGGTCCTGCCATGCTCCCCAAACCCCCGCCCCCACGGGACTCCCTCAGAGCCGGTGGTCTCTGCAGAGGACACAGCCTCACAGGCGCTGACTGTGCACTTGGGAGACCCGCCCCCCGAGGATGCCCCACCTCTACCCAGGCAAGAGGGCCCGGAGTCACATGGGACAGTCTTCTCTGAGGCTGGTCACGGGGCTGCGCCCAGCTCCAGGTCGAATGGGCGGCTCCGCCAGGTCAGAGGGCCACCCAAAGACGCCCGGTCAGAGCCTGGGACACACCAAGGGCACCTGGTGGGCGTCCTCACCCCAAGGCCAGGGGCAGCGCGAAGGGGCGGCGCACACACGTCCTGCCTCCATGCAGGTTTCAAATGTGTTGTTTATTCGCTATTTTGATGACTATAAATAAGTGTTTCCACTATGGAAAAGAAAGTTAGCACAGTACATTCTCGTGACCAGGGAATGGATTTTCTGAAGTTGTCTTCACGAGGgcaaaaacttagaaaaaaaacaacctgaaTGTTGGAAGTCAGTTCTTTATATAAAGTCCcttgtaaaaacaaaacagaataaaaacaaacCGAAAAGAAGGCGCagggcaaaattaaaaaaagaaaccggGGAGACGGGGGCAAGGTGCCCGGGGCGCCTCACTGCTCCTCCTCGGCCGCCGCCGGGGCCGTGTCCTGGGGCTGCTCGCCTTCCTGCACCGAGAGTGCCTCGAGCTTCTCTGCCACCTTCTCGGCGCTGTCATTCTTGCCAGACCCTGGGGGACACAGGGGCACAGTGAGAGGGAGGCGCGGCAGCCGGCCGGGCCCCAGCGTCTCCAGGTGAGCGTGTGCCCGGGACGCCGGTGGTAGCACAAGCCTGAACAAGCAGGCACCACTAGCACCTCCCCAAGCCCCCGCAGCCCCGGGGAGACACAGCTGGCCCGTCCCCAGAAAGCACCCGTGTACCGGGGTAGCTGTGCTGCCCTTAAAAGGGCAGAGGTCACAGCCCCCCGCCAGTTCCTGTGGCAGACGGAAAAAGCACCCGCCTGGGGCTGCGGCTGGGTGCAGAGTGAGTCTGCAGAGCgccaccccccacaccccatgGGCCTGCggcaccttttttttctttctcttcaatcTCTTTCCTGCATTCTTCAAACTTCGTCTTAAATTTCTGTGCATCTGCAGAGATAATAGAGGACGCCCCCAAAGATCCCTGAGCAGCAAGGGGGACGCGGTCCTGGACGGTCCCACGGACAGCCCACTCCCATCCGGGCAGCCCAtcctgccaggcactgtgctggaggAGGCCCTGCAGAGCACAGGCGGCCAGCGACCGGCTGCCACTCTCGACAACGCCAGCGGGAGGGTGCCCCGGCCCGGGGAGGGCAGGCTGGGCACAGCCCCGTGAGCACAGACCTCCCCAGAGGGCCCCCCAAACACATCCGGGTCCACTTACTCTCTGCGTTGAGGAAGCGGATGGCCAGCAGCTCCTGCTTGGGGCACTCATCGGCGAAGTCAGCATGGGTATTCCAGACCCAGGCACGGTCGCTGCCCGCGTTCGGCTTCAGCTCCATCATTGGCGTGACTAGAGGGAGAAACCCCATGAGGACCACGTGGCTGCCAAGCCGGCCGCCCCCGCCCCGACCCCTAAAGGCCCAACTGGAGCAAAAGCCTGGTTGGGGGTTCACCAACCAGGCCCAGACAAAGGTTTGTGGGTCTGGATCTTATCCAAACCCCTGAAAACATCCCGTGTCCACTTAAAAGCAGGACTGTACTGAATCTGAGACAAGGGCAGCCACTCCCTGACCCGGAGGACACCTCAGCAGAGGTCTCCAACGCCACCAGACCCGTTCACCACCCGCTGCCCCCGGCCCTGTCCCTGTCCAAGCAGACCCAAGGCAGATGTGGACCACAGCTGGGCAGGCCCAGCCTTCCTGAACATGGTGCCCACAACGGGGCCGAGTCCACACCTGGCCACACATCAGGACCCAGCCCACAGGAGGCAGGGCTATAGCCGAGATGCGTAAGCCACAAGTGGGGTGAAGGAGACCCGCCACTCTCGGCCTTGCACTGCCCAGGGACATCCCAGGGAAAGAGGCCACCAAAAGTGGACACCGAAGGCCCATGACCAGCTAGTACGCCAGAGATCGAGCAGCCCCAGGATCAGTGTGGGCGCCCATCCCTCAGGCCACGCAGGAATTCAGGGAGACCAGCTTCTCAAGAAACGAGTGCCCCACAGCCACACTCGCCCCACATGGCTGGCAGAAGCCTCCCAGGACCAGCCCCAGAAACACATCACACTCAGCACCAAGACCACTCATCCCAGCCCAGACCCCCAGTGAGCCCGCGTGCCTACCGGCCACTCAAGGCCCCACTCTGccaccacccacccacctgcACACCAGGCCGGAGACCCGGTGACCAGCCAGACTCTGGGAGAAGCACGATCAGGGAAAAACCCCTGGCAAACACCTCAAACTGGGCTGGAGAACAAGGACCAGGCCAGAAACAACAGGCTGGTCTGGGCTGAGCGGGGCGACCTCGGAGCGCGGACGCGGGGGCTGGCCCACGAGTGTCGATGGGACCGTGGTACTGGGAGGCCTGCGCCCACCTGTCCAGCCACATCACCCTCCCGGGCTGCTCCCTCTGGTTCCAGTCGGGTCAACCGTGCGCCCCGAGAGCACCGCCCCTCGCCCCGCCCACTGCAGTGATTGGTGCAGATCTTGCGcgtccccgccccgcccgcccacTGCAGTGATTGGTGCAGATCTTGAGGGTTCCCGCCCTCTCTGAGGGCCCGCCCCTCTCCCCGCCTACTGTAGTGGTTGGCGCAGATCTTGAGGGTCTTGTCCCTGCGCATGAGCAGGCGGatggtccccttctccttgtgcTTCAGCAGCTTGACGTCCCCGGTGCCCCGCTCCTTCCACTCCGGGAGGTCGTTCTCTGAAGCAAACCGGAAGAGCTTGGCTCGCCTGCGAGGAAAGCAGCGGGGCGAGGCGTTAAGCGGGCGTAGGAGGGACAAGGCCGCGTCTGCACCCGAGGCCTCGCCAGAAATCCCTTTTACTCCAGAACTGCAGGTCAGGACATCACCAGAAAAGCAAGGAGGCCCAACGAACCCCAAGTCTTACAGAAAAGCCTGACCGCTCAGAGGGCCCACTGCACTGCCAGCCGAGGAGGCCATCACGGTGCGGGGGCTCCCTGGCGCCACGGATGCGGGCCGGGGACGAGGAGCCTTTCCTTTGCTGGGAAGACAGGCTGCAGGCCTCCACTAGGGCCACAGGCTCTGGGCCGAGACCTGGCCTTCCCGCCCACAGCAGCCCGGCCCTCTGCCTTGCCAAGGACCCCAGCCCTGCCGGTCCCTTTCCTGCGGAGACTGTTCTCCGCGCCACACGCAACCATCAAGTGAGCAGTGGTCCCACGAGGAGGCCCCTCCCGCTGGCCCAGCCtccctggggaggtggggaggcacAGACGGTGCTCCCACCCCAGGCACTTGGGACTGGTGTCCAGCCTCCCGGTCTTAGAGGAGGGTTGCGGTGCTGGTGAtcccctctgcttccctcctccGACCCACAGCAGAGGACTCAAACCATACTCTGGTGTTTCCGAGGGAACTTGAAGGGGTGGAGAGTGggttcctccttccctcccatgGCCCAGCGATTCCCACTAACTTGCAGCTGCCTCTCCCAAGGGTTAGGGTGTGTCGTGCAGTGCCGGCACTGTCACTATCACCTAGCCACACGGCTTCTGTGAGTGCTTTTCAAGGTGACATGCCCACCGTAACCTCTTGTTGAAGGCACCAAGAtcacaaatgattttttaaaaatataacttcgATGACTAACCACCCACCTTTTATCTGTAATTCCAAGCTTCATTTCAtacattaaaaatctaaatgaatcGAATTCAGGAGCTTCAAAGAGTACCAGTGCCGAAGAAGAAAAGACAGTGTTGGTAAAGACCCGATGCTCAACCAGAGACGGGGGGCTGTGGGAGTCTTAAAGGCGAGGTGGCAAAGACAGGGGTCTGTGAAGATGTCAGTTGTGGGCAAAGCGGGACAGGCCTCAGGGCAGTGTGGGTCCCAGGGGCCAGGAATGAGTGTATTCAAGAGCTGCTTAATTTCAATATGGGAGTAACCATCACAAAATCCTGTGGTTAAAGATCAAGCTGAGACCTTAACACCTGTTAAGAAATACACTTTCGACCTCAAAGTGAATGTGCCTACTTCTGAAAAGATGccaacttacattttaaaaagttcctcttCATCTTCTTCCAGCGTTTTAATTTCTTGCTCGGGAAGAGAAACTATTGGCTCAAACTGGGGATCGTGGTTGGACTCATCAGCATTCTCGGTGGAGGTGTCGTGGTCCTCGTGGGTGTCCTGCAGTGGCGGGTGGAGACGTGAGTGATCTTCTGGCTGCGCCAGACCCCATCAGTGCCCAGAGCGAGGCATTCCCTCTAGTGAGGCATTCCCACATTCTCCAATCTGCAGTGAGACACTGGACTCCGACATCCTCTTTCAGATGCCAGGACACCACCTCACAGACTCCCCAGACTTGCCCGcacttcatctgtaagatgggaacaCAGATGCTGCCACGTGCAGATTAAGGGGACAACGacggggtggaggggtggggaagggcctCGAGTCGAGCACTCCTCTTATAAGCCCTTTTGAGTTTTTATTGGGTGAGAAAAATCTGTGCTCTTGCTTAAAAGTTGTGGCGGCGTCCTAGTACGTGTGCAGAATTCAGTTCTGCCAACAATTTTATCTCGGTTGGGGAAATGACGTGTAAATCAAAAGGATTCACGCAAATAAAAGCCCCAAGGTTCGGA is from Muntiacus reevesi chromosome 13, mMunRee1.1, whole genome shotgun sequence and encodes:
- the RANBP1 gene encoding ran-specific GTPase-activating protein — translated: MAAAKDTHEDHDTSTENADESNHDPQFEPIVSLPEQEIKTLEEDEEELFKMRAKLFRFASENDLPEWKERGTGDVKLLKHKEKGTIRLLMRRDKTLKICANHYITPMMELKPNAGSDRAWVWNTHADFADECPKQELLAIRFLNAENAQKFKTKFEECRKEIEEKEKKGSGKNDSAEKVAEKLEALSVQEGEQPQDTAPAAAEEEQ